The following proteins come from a genomic window of Thiothrix winogradskyi:
- a CDS encoding ankyrin repeat domain-containing protein, protein MYAQKFSTALLGLAVLALGLNGCATTSETKASPTEASATAAPEAAAKAEPVVAPTEALPAQAEAVVAPAEVAAPSLSQNELNKQLWDAAQTGNTDSVRSLLEQGADPSTATASGETALHAAVAAGALPAVMLLVGKGAVINATTATGWTPLHHAARFGRADIANYLIKQGADPKALTAGTPAKTPVQMALDQGDLRTARILGY, encoded by the coding sequence ATGTACGCTCAGAAGTTTTCTACTGCGTTATTAGGGCTTGCGGTATTAGCACTCGGCCTCAATGGTTGTGCGACTACCTCAGAAACCAAAGCATCCCCCACGGAAGCCAGCGCAACGGCTGCCCCGGAAGCGGCAGCGAAAGCTGAACCAGTGGTCGCACCAACAGAGGCTCTTCCAGCGCAAGCTGAAGCAGTGGTTGCGCCAGCAGAGGTTGCTGCTCCGAGCCTTTCTCAAAATGAGCTGAATAAACAACTCTGGGATGCGGCACAAACGGGTAATACCGACAGTGTGCGTAGTTTGCTGGAACAAGGTGCCGACCCCAGCACTGCTACCGCATCGGGTGAAACGGCATTGCACGCGGCAGTTGCCGCAGGCGCGTTACCGGCGGTGATGTTGTTGGTCGGCAAAGGTGCCGTTATTAATGCGACAACGGCTACCGGCTGGACACCGTTGCACCATGCTGCCCGTTTTGGGCGTGCCGATATTGCCAATTACCTCATTAAACAAGGTGCTGACCCTAAAGCCCTTACTGCTGGCACTCCAGCAAAAACTCCGGTACAAATGGCGCTAGACCAAGGCGACCTGCGTACTGCACGTATCCTAGGTTACTGA